In the Acropora muricata isolate sample 2 chromosome 1, ASM3666990v1, whole genome shotgun sequence genome, one interval contains:
- the LOC136916617 gene encoding N-lysine methyltransferase KMT5A-A-like isoform X1: MEKQTRSSRRGNAGRPEDVALAYVNDNSDQPGLEERYISEYIGKGVFATREFQMGDFLLQYKGELISGEEGERREKRYSSDLGNFLYFFQWNEASYCIDATFSHGLGRLVNDLPAKKANCKMKKMVVSGKVCLCIFATRDIAPNTELRYDYGLKDLPWRVKSGGASEDMNKKWKNSTRSEVEMSEGCEVVPCAEKGSWEGTETVTEI; this comes from the exons atggaaaagcaaacaagatcTTCTAGG AGAGGAAACGCTGGACGTCCAGAAGATGTGGCTCTTGCCTACGTTAATGACAATAGTGACCAACCTGGCCTTGAGGAAAGGTATATCAGCGAGTACATTG GTAAAGGAGTATTTGCAACCAGGGAATTTCAGATGGGAGACTTTTTGTTACAATATAAAGGTGAACTCATATCAGGTGAAGAAGGAGAAAGGCGAGAAAAGCGGTACTCCTCAGATCTTGGAAACTTCCTCTATTTTTTTCAGTGGAATGAAGCTTCCTACTG TATTGATGCCACATTCTCACATGGCCTTGGGCGCCTGGTTAATGATCTGCCAGCAAAGAAAGCCAACTGTAAGATGAAGAAGATGGTTGTTTCTGGGAAGGTGTGCCTTTGTATTTTTGCTACAAGGGACATAGCTCCAAATACAGAGCTACGATATGATTATGGCTTAAAGGACCTTCCATGGCGAGTTAAATCAG ggggtgctagtgaggATATGAACAAGAAGTGGAAGAATTCTacaagaagcgaag tggagatgtctgagggttgtgaagttgttccgtgtgcagagaaaggcagttgggaaggtactgagacagtaactgaaatttaa
- the LOC136916617 gene encoding N-lysine methyltransferase KMT5A-B-like isoform X2: protein MWLLPTLMTIVTNLALRKGKGVFATREFQMGDFLLQYKGELISGEEGERREKRYSSDLGNFLYFFQWNEASYCIDATFSHGLGRLVNDLPAKKANCKMKKMVVSGKVCLCIFATRDIAPNTELRYDYGLKDLPWRVKSGGASEDMNKKWKNSTRSEVEMSEGCEVVPCAEKGSWEGTETVTEI from the exons ATGTGGCTCTTGCCTACGTTAATGACAATAGTGACCAACCTGGCCTTGAGGAAAG GTAAAGGAGTATTTGCAACCAGGGAATTTCAGATGGGAGACTTTTTGTTACAATATAAAGGTGAACTCATATCAGGTGAAGAAGGAGAAAGGCGAGAAAAGCGGTACTCCTCAGATCTTGGAAACTTCCTCTATTTTTTTCAGTGGAATGAAGCTTCCTACTG TATTGATGCCACATTCTCACATGGCCTTGGGCGCCTGGTTAATGATCTGCCAGCAAAGAAAGCCAACTGTAAGATGAAGAAGATGGTTGTTTCTGGGAAGGTGTGCCTTTGTATTTTTGCTACAAGGGACATAGCTCCAAATACAGAGCTACGATATGATTATGGCTTAAAGGACCTTCCATGGCGAGTTAAATCAG ggggtgctagtgaggATATGAACAAGAAGTGGAAGAATTCTacaagaagcgaag tggagatgtctgagggttgtgaagttgttccgtgtgcagagaaaggcagttgggaaggtactgagacagtaactgaaatttaa